Below is a window of Microbacterium croceum DNA.
GATCTTCGGCGGCACCGCGACCCCTGCCACGTTCCTGGTGTTCGGCACGCTGCTGGCGATCATGATCGCGGTCGCCGAGGTCACCAGACGGGTGTTCCGTCCCGCACCCGTCGAGGACGACTCACCCCTCAACTCCCCGGCGATGGCGCGGATGATGAGCGCTCTGCACTACCTGACCGCGGTCTTCGCGGCGTTCGTCCCGCTGGCCGCCGCCCTGTATCTCACGGTGACCGTGGTGTGGACGCTCGCACAGCGGGCGATCCTGCGCCGCCGCTACCCGCTCCCGGTGGCGACGCCTGCGCGGGTGGCCGCCTGACGGCTCCCCCGGCCGCTCAGTCCGGCAGGGGGATCGGCCCGGTGAAGACGGCGGGGGGATCGCCCTCATCCCGGGAATCCGCTCGGGTCTCCTCGGCATCCGCTCGTGAACGGCGGCGGATGCCGAGGGTGGCCCCGACACTCGCGGCGACGACCAGGGCGATCGCGAGCATCCGCAGCGGCGTCGCGCTCTGGCCGAGGATCAGCCACCCGGCGAGCGTCGCGAAGACGGGCTCCAAGCTGAGCAGCACCCCGAACACGCGCTGCGGCAGCCGGCGCAGCGCCGCGAGCTCGAAGCTGTACGGGATCACCGAGGACAGCACCGCTGTGACGGCCGCGAGAAGCAGCAGCTGCATGTCACCCGACACGGTGACCGCGGCGGGCACGCCCACCGGCGCGAGCAGCAGCGCCGCGATGAGGAGTCCCATCGCGAGTCCCCCGCTGCCGGGGATCAGCGCTCCTACGCGGGCGCTCGTGCGGATGTACATGGCCCAGAATCCGGCGGCGATCAGGATGAACACGACGCCGATCGGGTCGAGCGGCTCCGCGCCGATCAGCCCGTCGACGCCCAGCAGCACCATGCCGACCAGCGCGAGGCCGACCCACGCGGCATCAGCCAACCGGCGGGTGAGGACAGCGGCGAGGACGAGGGGGCCGAGGAACTCGATCGCGACGGCCGGTCCGAGCGGGATGCGGTCGATCGCGGCATAGAAGAAGCCGTTCATCGCGGCGAGCGAGAAGCCGAAGAGCACGGCCGCGATCCACTGCGGCCTGGTCCAGCGCCGGGGACGCGGGCGCACGATGACGAGCAGGAGCAGCGCGGCGATCGCGACGCGCAGCGAGGTCACGCCCCAGGGGCCGAGCACCGGGAAGAGCTGCGCGGCGACGGCGGCGCCGAACGGCAGCGACAGGCACGAGCCGATGACGAGAGCGACGCCGACGAGAGGACGGGACGACGCTGACTGCTGCACGTACTCCAGCGTGGGGCATCGGCATCGCCCGCGTCCACTCGACACTCAGAGGTGCTTGCCTCCTGTCACCGGGAGCACAGCCCCGGAGACGTACATCGATTCGTCCGAGGCGAGGTAGACGTAGGCTCCGGCGAGCTCGGCCGGCTGGCCCGCGCGTCCGAGCGGGGTGTCCTGGCCGAAGGTCGCCAGCCGCTCGGCGTCCCATCCGGTGGCCGGGATCAGCGGCGTCCAGATCGGGCCGGGGGCCACCGCGTTCACGCGGATGCCGCGCGGACCCGCCTCTTCGGCGAGCGCCTTCACGAACGCCACCTGTGCGGCCTTGGTCATGGCGTAGTCGATGAGCCCCGGCGAGGGCTGATACGCCTGCACCGAGGCCGTCACGATGATGCTCGCGCCCGGAGCCAGGTCGGGGTACGCGGCGCGAGCCGTCTGCACGAGACCGGTGAGGTTGGTGTCGAACACTCGCCGCATGTCCTCGGTCTTCAGGGTCTCGAAGCCATCGATGTCGTGCTGGTACCCGGCGTTCAGCACGAGGATGTCGAGGCCGCCGAGCGCTGCTCTCGTCTGCGCCACGACACCGGTCGCGAAGTCCTCGTCACGGAGGTCGCCCGACAGGCCGAGAGCCGTGCGTCCCGCGTCGCGGATGTGGGCGATCGTCTCATCGGCGTCGCCCTGCTCCTCCGGCATGTGCACGATCGCGACATCGGCGCCCTCACGGGCGAAGGCGATCGCGACGGCGCGGCCGATCCCGGAGTCTCCGCCGGTGATCAGCGCACGGCGGCCCTGCAGCCGATCGTGCCCGCGGTAGCTGGATTCGCCGTGGTCAGGGGTGGGGCTGGTCTGCGCGGTGAGCCCTGGTTGCGACTGCCGCTGATCGGGGAAGCCGTCTTCGCGGTGGGCATGACGGGGGTCGACGGGGGTGTCGGTCATCGTGATCTCCTTCGTCGAGGTGTCTTCCGACTCTCGACGAAGGGGCCGTCCTCGCCCAGGGGGTTGACAGCATCTGCCCGGTGCGGCGATGGTTCTCGCGCTCGGAGTGCCGAGTGATCAGCCGCAGTGCCGCGTGATCAGCCGTAGTGCCACGTGATCAGCCGGGCAGAGTCACGGGATTCTCGCC
It encodes the following:
- a CDS encoding EamA family transporter; this encodes MQQSASSRPLVGVALVIGSCLSLPFGAAVAAQLFPVLGPWGVTSLRVAIAALLLLVIVRPRPRRWTRPQWIAAVLFGFSLAAMNGFFYAAIDRIPLGPAVAIEFLGPLVLAAVLTRRLADAAWVGLALVGMVLLGVDGLIGAEPLDPIGVVFILIAAGFWAMYIRTSARVGALIPGSGGLAMGLLIAALLLAPVGVPAAVTVSGDMQLLLLAAVTAVLSSVIPYSFELAALRRLPQRVFGVLLSLEPVFATLAGWLILGQSATPLRMLAIALVVAASVGATLGIRRRSRADAEETRADSRDEGDPPAVFTGPIPLPD
- a CDS encoding SDR family oxidoreductase, whose amino-acid sequence is MTDTPVDPRHAHREDGFPDQRQSQPGLTAQTSPTPDHGESSYRGHDRLQGRRALITGGDSGIGRAVAIAFAREGADVAIVHMPEEQGDADETIAHIRDAGRTALGLSGDLRDEDFATGVVAQTRAALGGLDILVLNAGYQHDIDGFETLKTEDMRRVFDTNLTGLVQTARAAYPDLAPGASIIVTASVQAYQPSPGLIDYAMTKAAQVAFVKALAEEAGPRGIRVNAVAPGPIWTPLIPATGWDAERLATFGQDTPLGRAGQPAELAGAYVYLASDESMYVSGAVLPVTGGKHL